From a single Fulvivirga ulvae genomic region:
- a CDS encoding thiamine phosphate synthase, which yields MPEDKLIVITPGHTLDKEADLWMQLLDAGVGRVHIRKPNMKAESVLGLMTKVPSAYREQISIHYYPEVTLETEAGGLHQPYSYLINGRVLLPARYRLSASVHNWDEAHKAMKLCSYCFISPVFNSISKKGYNANPDLKNVPEQFKGNKIYALGGIDIQNAAEALNMGYYGLAVMGTIWEEPELAVDKAKALIQVINRKSISS from the coding sequence ATGCCTGAAGATAAACTGATAGTCATCACGCCCGGGCACACCCTCGACAAGGAAGCTGACCTCTGGATGCAACTTCTGGATGCCGGTGTTGGCAGGGTCCATATTCGCAAACCGAATATGAAGGCTGAGAGCGTGCTCGGGCTCATGACTAAGGTACCTTCTGCTTACAGGGAGCAGATCTCAATCCATTATTATCCCGAAGTGACTTTAGAAACAGAAGCCGGTGGCTTACACCAGCCTTACAGTTACCTGATAAACGGCAGGGTACTGCTCCCTGCCCGGTACAGGTTGTCTGCCTCAGTGCATAACTGGGATGAAGCCCATAAAGCCATGAAACTATGTTCTTATTGTTTTATCAGTCCTGTATTCAACAGCATTTCCAAAAAAGGGTATAATGCCAACCCTGACTTAAAGAATGTACCGGAACAATTCAAAGGCAACAAAATATATGCTTTGGGCGGGATCGACATTCAAAATGCTGCAGAAGCTCTCAATATGGGCTATTACGGCCTGGCGGTAATGGGCACAATATGGGAGGAGCCAGAATTAGCCGTTGACAAAGCTAAAGCACTGATACAGGTAATCAACAGAAAAAGCATATCCTCATGA
- a CDS encoding DUF2024 family protein: protein MQVSVFDTYVKKKNGGLMHFDILVPVELRYDEVIGFGKEYLKSKEQEGQPISAKECKFCHIEQASNEVKYDIETKGYHIIEMQGC from the coding sequence ATGCAAGTTTCTGTATTTGACACTTATGTAAAGAAGAAAAATGGAGGTTTGATGCATTTTGATATACTTGTGCCAGTGGAGCTTCGGTACGATGAGGTGATTGGCTTTGGTAAGGAATATCTGAAAAGCAAGGAGCAGGAGGGACAGCCCATATCGGCTAAAGAGTGTAAATTTTGTCATATTGAGCAGGCTTCCAATGAGGTGAAGTACGATATAGAGACAAAAGGTTACCATATTATAGAAATGCAGGGGTGTTAA
- a CDS encoding thiamine phosphate synthase, giving the protein MIDKLHFITQENERFTHLGGIEEALKNGIRWIQLRIKDKHIDEIEDQAWKARKLCDKYNARLIINDHPTIANFVRADGVHLGKEDMPVSHARQILGKSKIIGATANTLEDIVAHASDGADYIGLGPFRFTSTKQKLSPILGLDGYRNILSKCNELGITTPIVAIGGITITDIPALTGAGVHGIAASGMIINASNISHITETIYDIVKQPIDYANNR; this is encoded by the coding sequence ATGATCGACAAATTACATTTCATAACACAGGAAAATGAGCGTTTCACACATCTTGGAGGTATAGAAGAGGCCTTGAAAAATGGCATCAGGTGGATTCAGTTGCGGATCAAGGATAAACACATCGATGAAATAGAAGACCAGGCATGGAAGGCGCGTAAGCTTTGTGATAAATATAATGCAAGGCTCATTATCAATGACCACCCCACCATTGCCAATTTTGTAAGAGCTGATGGGGTACACCTGGGTAAGGAAGACATGCCCGTAAGCCATGCGCGACAAATATTGGGTAAATCAAAAATCATCGGGGCTACAGCCAATACGTTAGAAGATATTGTGGCCCACGCCAGTGACGGTGCCGATTATATAGGCCTTGGGCCTTTCAGGTTTACCTCCACCAAGCAAAAGCTAAGCCCAATACTGGGGTTGGATGGCTATCGCAATATCCTTTCAAAGTGTAATGAGCTCGGCATCACCACACCGATAGTTGCCATAGGAGGAATAACTATTACTGATATACCTGCATTGACAGGTGCCGGTGTGCATGGCATTGCAGCATCGGGCATGATCATCAATGCCAGCAACATCTCCCATATCACAGAAACTATTTATGACATTGTAAAACAGCCCATAGATTATGCTAACAATAGGTGA
- a CDS encoding MarR family winged helix-turn-helix transcriptional regulator — MNIFDPEKQHSQRDVKIVAALERISHAFKVMQLKEGKERNLSPIQMQILMFIHFHHEQLCTVSYLAREFDITKATISDAVKVLIQKGLAEKTVDDTDSRSYYIKPTLAGKQEIMAMESFGAPVLQSLENISDPEKNDLLHSLLQVIKYLNKAGVITIQRSCHNCKFYEHRSSRHHCNLLKADLEDVDIRLDCPEFSASW; from the coding sequence ATGAATATTTTTGACCCGGAGAAGCAGCATAGTCAGCGCGATGTGAAAATTGTAGCCGCTTTGGAGCGAATTTCACATGCATTCAAAGTGATGCAACTGAAAGAGGGCAAGGAGCGTAATCTGAGTCCAATCCAGATGCAAATTCTCATGTTTATCCATTTTCATCATGAGCAGTTGTGTACGGTTAGTTATCTCGCCCGTGAGTTTGATATTACTAAAGCCACAATCAGTGATGCAGTAAAGGTACTGATCCAAAAAGGACTGGCAGAGAAAACGGTAGATGATACAGACAGTCGCAGCTACTACATAAAACCGACCCTGGCCGGGAAGCAGGAAATAATGGCTATGGAAAGTTTCGGAGCACCGGTACTTCAATCATTGGAAAATATTTCAGACCCAGAAAAAAACGACCTTCTCCACTCATTGCTTCAGGTAATCAAATACCTGAACAAAGCGGGAGTTATCACCATCCAACGGAGCTGTCACAATTGCAAATTTTACGAACATCGCTCTTCGCGTCACCATTGCAACCTGCTCAAGGCTGACCTTGAAGATGTTGATATCAGGCTGGATTGTCCGGAGTTTTCTGCTAGTTGGTGA
- the hrpB gene encoding ATP-dependent helicase HrpB: MSFDALNIDLPVADIIPEVRELLQKENTLIVNAPPGAGKSTLLPLALLNEPWLEGKKILMLEPRRLAARSIASRMSDLLDDEVGKTVGYRIRFENRTSADTQIEVLTEGILTRMIHSDNALEGVGLVIFDEFHERSIHADVALALCREAQQVLRPDLRIMIMSATLNMPQLKELLNAPVAESQGRQYPVEVIYDGETDLMMLPEMTAKTIKKAVRENEGDALVFFPGEGEIRKCEELLKKALPDFVIHPLYGKLPQNKQYNAIMPDRKGRRKVVLATSIAETSLTIEGIKIVVDTGYGRTSRFDPKSGLSRLETVQITKDSADQRAGRAGRLSAGVCYRMWSKATQERLAEHRVPEIMEADLAPLVLDMAQWGIVDAHQLTWLTPPPKGTLSQASDTLHQLDALQNGRITEHGKRIHQLPCHPRIAHMLLMAEDDDLLELASDVSAVLEERDPLPKESGIDINLRIEALRRYRSGKGQGKSFGRIEKIAASYRKLFDKQEDNGPVDPYATGVLLAHAYPERIAYARPGNNAQFQLANGKYAMAGHRDDLAHEPWLAIANVDARDGMGKIFMASPLNPKDLAPLVREQEIITWDTRKGGLIATKDLRIGCIVLQSKPLPSPDTEHLVKAISEAIKNEGANLLNFDEQVTQWQNRVLSLRRWRPQDNWPDVSTQTLLITNEEWLSPYLDQIKKPEDLKKINLTEVLHHSLDWEKQAALDELAPPRITVPSGSAVKLQYLTDGSAPVLAVRLQEVFGLADTPKVNEGRTSVLMHLLSPGFKPVQVTADLRSFWDNAYFEVKKELQRRYPKHSWPEDPWTAEALRGVKKKEKK, translated from the coding sequence TTGTCATTCGACGCTTTAAACATAGATCTTCCAGTTGCTGACATCATTCCTGAGGTCAGGGAATTACTTCAAAAAGAAAATACGCTCATTGTCAATGCGCCTCCTGGGGCAGGCAAGAGTACACTGCTCCCCCTGGCATTGCTCAATGAGCCCTGGCTGGAGGGAAAGAAAATACTCATGCTTGAACCACGCCGGCTGGCTGCCCGATCAATTGCTTCACGTATGTCAGACCTTTTGGATGATGAAGTGGGCAAAACCGTTGGTTATCGCATACGTTTTGAGAATCGCACAAGTGCAGACACCCAGATTGAGGTACTCACTGAGGGCATTCTTACACGGATGATCCATAGCGACAATGCTCTGGAAGGCGTAGGCCTGGTTATATTTGACGAGTTTCATGAAAGAAGTATTCATGCAGATGTAGCACTGGCATTATGCCGCGAAGCTCAGCAGGTACTGAGGCCTGACTTACGGATCATGATCATGTCGGCAACGCTAAATATGCCTCAGCTAAAAGAGCTCCTCAATGCACCTGTTGCAGAGAGCCAGGGCAGGCAATATCCTGTAGAGGTTATTTATGACGGTGAAACGGACCTGATGATGTTGCCGGAAATGACTGCAAAGACAATAAAAAAGGCTGTCAGGGAAAATGAAGGAGATGCACTGGTATTCTTCCCCGGCGAGGGTGAAATAAGAAAATGCGAAGAGCTTCTAAAAAAAGCGCTACCCGATTTTGTCATTCACCCACTATACGGCAAGCTACCTCAAAACAAACAATACAACGCCATAATGCCTGACAGGAAAGGGCGACGCAAAGTAGTGCTGGCCACATCAATTGCAGAAACCAGTCTTACCATCGAAGGCATAAAAATAGTGGTAGACACCGGCTATGGCCGAACCTCCCGGTTTGACCCAAAATCCGGCTTGTCGCGATTGGAAACTGTCCAGATCACTAAAGACTCTGCTGACCAGCGCGCAGGCCGTGCCGGGCGTTTAAGTGCAGGTGTATGTTACCGCATGTGGTCAAAGGCTACACAGGAAAGACTTGCCGAACACCGCGTACCGGAAATCATGGAGGCGGATCTGGCTCCGCTGGTGCTAGACATGGCACAATGGGGCATAGTAGATGCTCACCAGCTCACGTGGCTCACTCCGCCACCTAAAGGCACACTCTCGCAGGCTTCCGATACACTCCATCAGCTCGATGCCCTGCAAAACGGCCGTATTACCGAGCATGGTAAAAGAATACACCAGCTACCGTGTCATCCCAGAATTGCCCATATGTTGCTGATGGCAGAAGACGATGACCTGCTGGAGCTGGCTTCTGATGTGTCAGCGGTACTCGAAGAAAGAGACCCTTTGCCTAAAGAGTCGGGCATTGATATCAACTTGCGGATAGAGGCCCTGAGAAGATACCGAAGTGGAAAAGGGCAGGGCAAAAGTTTTGGCAGAATAGAAAAAATAGCGGCGTCATACCGCAAACTTTTCGATAAGCAAGAAGATAATGGCCCCGTAGATCCCTATGCTACGGGTGTGCTATTGGCACATGCCTACCCGGAACGAATAGCCTATGCCCGTCCGGGAAATAATGCCCAGTTTCAACTTGCCAATGGCAAATACGCCATGGCAGGCCACCGCGATGACCTTGCCCATGAGCCCTGGCTGGCAATCGCCAATGTAGATGCCCGCGATGGCATGGGAAAGATATTTATGGCCTCTCCCCTAAACCCTAAGGACCTCGCTCCACTGGTAAGGGAACAGGAAATAATAACCTGGGATACACGTAAAGGGGGTTTAATAGCAACAAAGGATCTGCGTATAGGTTGTATAGTCCTGCAATCCAAACCTCTCCCATCGCCTGATACGGAACATCTTGTAAAAGCTATTTCGGAGGCCATTAAAAATGAAGGAGCAAACCTGCTGAATTTTGACGAACAGGTTACACAGTGGCAAAACCGTGTACTGAGCCTGCGCAGGTGGCGCCCTCAGGATAACTGGCCTGATGTAAGCACGCAAACCTTACTGATCACTAATGAGGAGTGGCTGTCTCCATACCTGGATCAGATCAAAAAGCCGGAAGACCTGAAAAAAATAAACCTGACAGAAGTACTCCATCATAGCCTTGACTGGGAAAAACAGGCTGCTCTTGACGAACTGGCACCACCCCGAATCACCGTTCCCAGTGGCTCTGCGGTCAAATTGCAATATCTCACTGACGGCTCGGCACCGGTACTAGCAGTAAGGCTACAGGAAGTTTTCGGACTGGCTGATACACCAAAGGTCAATGAAGGAAGAACATCCGTGCTCATGCACCTGCTCTCGCCGGGCTTTAAACCTGTACAAGTCACCGCTGACCTGCGCAGTTTTTGGGACAATGCTTACTTTGAGGTAAAGAAGGAGCTTCAACGACGCTACCCTAAGCATTCATGGCCTGAGGATCCCTGGACCGCAGAAGCTTTGAGGGGGGTAAAGAAAAAAGAGAAGAAGTAG
- a CDS encoding thiazole synthase, protein MLTIGDKTFNSRLFTGTGKFNSSELMKTALLESGSELVTMALKRVDVNSNEDHILGYLDHPQFNLLPNTSGVRNAKEAIFAAELAREALETNWLKLEIHPDPKYLLPDPVETLIAAEQLVKKGFIVLPYIHADPVLCKRLEEAGVAAVMPLGSPIGSNKGLKTIDFLEIIIEQSNVPVVVDAGIGAPSDAAKAMEIGADAVLVNTAIAVSDNPVAMARAFKMAVEAGRIAYEAKLAHPIGHASASSPLTSFIDEL, encoded by the coding sequence ATGCTAACAATAGGTGATAAAACATTCAATTCCCGACTTTTTACAGGAACGGGTAAATTCAACAGCAGTGAATTAATGAAAACTGCTCTGCTGGAAAGTGGCAGTGAATTGGTGACTATGGCTCTTAAACGGGTGGATGTAAACAGTAACGAAGACCACATACTGGGATACCTGGATCACCCTCAGTTCAATTTGTTGCCCAACACATCGGGCGTCAGGAATGCCAAAGAAGCCATATTCGCGGCTGAACTGGCCCGGGAAGCCCTGGAAACCAACTGGCTGAAACTGGAGATCCACCCGGACCCTAAATACCTCCTGCCCGACCCTGTCGAAACTTTGATAGCTGCAGAGCAACTGGTAAAAAAAGGGTTTATCGTTTTGCCTTATATCCATGCTGACCCTGTTTTATGCAAGCGACTTGAAGAAGCCGGAGTTGCCGCCGTCATGCCCCTGGGCTCACCCATCGGTAGTAATAAAGGACTGAAAACCATCGACTTTCTGGAGATCATCATTGAGCAAAGCAACGTTCCTGTGGTGGTTGATGCCGGAATAGGTGCCCCATCCGATGCAGCAAAGGCCATGGAAATTGGAGCCGACGCCGTACTAGTCAATACAGCCATAGCGGTTTCAGATAACCCCGTAGCTATGGCCAGAGCATTCAAAATGGCCGTTGAGGCCGGGAGAATAGCTTATGAAGCAAAGCTTGCCCATCCCATTGGCCATGCCAGCGCAAGTAGTCCATTAACATCATTTATAGACGAACTATGA
- a CDS encoding hydroxymethylpyrimidine/phosphomethylpyrimidine kinase, giving the protein MNTIHPIAMTIAGYDPCAGAGLLADIKAMEQHGVYGMGTVTANTLQDESKVYHVDWHKTDAIFHQLNTLLDKYSIQWVKIGIIENSKSFSAIKKHLLKYNPDIKIVWDPVLRSSSGFQFFENDQELDDLLENVYLITPNLPEFKTLFDDEETAVRASFQCNVYLKGGHNEGSPGTDFLFSQGNKMIFTANTSSISPKHGSGCVLSAAITANLAQGLDLPQSCISAKTYTEKFLSSHISLLGWHNKTDVL; this is encoded by the coding sequence ATGAACACGATACACCCTATTGCCATGACCATTGCAGGATATGACCCCTGTGCAGGTGCCGGGCTTCTGGCCGATATCAAGGCTATGGAGCAACATGGCGTTTATGGTATGGGCACGGTTACAGCCAATACACTGCAGGATGAAAGCAAAGTCTACCATGTTGACTGGCACAAAACCGATGCTATATTTCATCAGCTAAATACACTACTTGACAAGTATAGTATACAATGGGTAAAAATTGGGATCATAGAAAACAGCAAGTCTTTCTCTGCCATAAAAAAGCACTTGCTGAAATATAACCCCGATATTAAGATTGTTTGGGACCCCGTGCTTCGCTCCTCTTCAGGCTTTCAGTTTTTTGAAAACGACCAGGAGTTGGATGACTTATTAGAGAATGTCTACCTGATCACGCCCAACCTTCCGGAATTCAAAACACTGTTTGACGATGAAGAAACGGCGGTAAGAGCTTCCTTCCAATGCAATGTCTACCTCAAAGGAGGTCATAACGAAGGATCACCGGGAACGGACTTTCTGTTTAGTCAGGGGAATAAAATGATTTTCACTGCCAATACATCATCAATCTCTCCAAAACATGGGTCGGGGTGTGTCTTATCGGCAGCTATCACTGCTAATCTGGCACAGGGACTTGACCTTCCTCAATCATGTATATCAGCCAAAACCTACACTGAAAAGTTTTTATCATCCCATATTTCATTACTGGGGTGGCACAACAAAACCGACGTATTATGA
- a CDS encoding thioredoxin family protein — MEKAVFYHAGCPVCVSAEQDILKIIDRSRYDLEIVHLGQDQARISEAEKVGVESVPALWLGQNVLHINFGASLTDVKNG; from the coding sequence ATGGAAAAAGCAGTATTCTATCATGCAGGTTGTCCGGTATGCGTAAGTGCGGAACAGGACATTTTAAAGATTATTGACCGGTCCAGATATGATCTGGAAATCGTACATCTGGGGCAGGACCAGGCACGTATCTCGGAAGCTGAAAAAGTCGGGGTGGAGTCAGTCCCTGCTTTGTGGCTTGGCCAAAATGTACTTCATATCAATTTTGGAGCAAGTTTAACAGACGTGAAGAATGGTTAG
- the thiH gene encoding 2-iminoacetate synthase ThiH, whose product MSFSEIFRSYNWDDVKSKIYSKTSQDVENAISRPQRNLEDFMALISPAAAPYLEQMAQLSHRLTQKRFGKTIQMYIPMYLSNECQNICTYCGFSLDNKIPRRTLTEKEILSEIEHIKAMGYDHILLVTGEANKTVGPEYFKKAFKLINPSFSHISLEVQPLDQHEYEELIPLGLNTVLVYQETYHQEDYKKHHPKGKKSNFDYRLETPDRLGRAGIHKIGLGVLFGLEDWRTDSFFTALHLQYLERKYWKTKYSISFPRLRPHAGGLTPKVEMTDRELVQLICAYRIFNEEVELSLSTRESNKFRDNVIKLGITSISAGSKTNPGGYANAPESLEQFEIDDQRSPAQIAEMLTRQGYEPVWKDWDRAYGGV is encoded by the coding sequence ATGAGTTTTTCTGAAATTTTTAGAAGCTACAACTGGGACGACGTAAAAAGCAAAATCTATAGCAAAACATCTCAGGATGTCGAAAACGCCATATCCAGACCCCAGCGAAATCTGGAGGATTTCATGGCGCTCATCTCCCCTGCTGCGGCTCCATACCTGGAACAAATGGCGCAGCTAAGCCACCGGCTAACCCAGAAAAGGTTTGGCAAAACAATCCAGATGTACATACCCATGTACCTGTCAAACGAGTGCCAAAATATATGCACGTACTGCGGTTTTAGCCTCGACAACAAAATTCCGAGAAGAACGCTCACTGAAAAAGAGATTCTTTCGGAAATAGAGCATATCAAAGCTATGGGCTATGATCACATTTTACTGGTAACGGGTGAGGCCAACAAAACCGTAGGGCCCGAGTACTTCAAGAAGGCTTTTAAGCTCATCAACCCTTCCTTCTCACATATCTCCCTTGAAGTGCAGCCGCTCGACCAGCATGAATATGAAGAACTGATCCCCCTGGGGCTGAATACGGTACTGGTTTACCAGGAGACCTATCATCAGGAGGATTACAAAAAACATCACCCGAAAGGCAAAAAATCAAACTTCGATTATCGACTGGAAACGCCGGACAGGTTGGGAAGGGCCGGCATCCATAAAATAGGCCTCGGCGTATTGTTTGGTCTCGAAGACTGGCGCACAGATTCTTTTTTCACGGCGCTGCACCTGCAGTATCTCGAAAGGAAGTACTGGAAAACAAAATACTCCATATCATTTCCCCGCCTGCGCCCTCATGCCGGTGGACTGACACCCAAGGTAGAAATGACCGACCGGGAACTGGTGCAGCTTATCTGCGCCTATCGTATCTTCAATGAAGAAGTTGAACTCTCGCTCTCTACACGTGAATCAAACAAATTCCGCGACAACGTCATTAAACTGGGTATCACGTCCATAAGTGCCGGCTCCAAAACCAATCCCGGCGGCTATGCCAACGCTCCCGAATCACTGGAGCAGTTCGAAATAGATGACCAAAGATCCCCGGCCCAAATAGCCGAAATGCTGACCCGCCAGGGCTACGAACCGGTATGGAAAGATTGGGACAGGGCGTACGGGGGTGTTTAG
- the arfB gene encoding alternative ribosome rescue aminoacyl-tRNA hydrolase ArfB, translated as MMSDKVYERDFSGEWEITASKSGGPGGQNVNKVNTKVTLRFDVLASQRLSEAEKALIVDKLANKINNNNILIITSEAGRSQLKNKEEAIGKFYDLLKRALKVKKKRKATKPSKSAVEKRLKAKQKQSEKKQHRQNKDF; from the coding sequence ATGATGAGTGACAAGGTTTATGAAAGGGATTTTAGTGGAGAGTGGGAAATCACTGCCTCCAAAAGCGGAGGCCCGGGAGGTCAAAACGTCAATAAGGTTAATACAAAAGTAACTTTAAGATTCGATGTGTTGGCATCGCAGAGACTTAGTGAAGCAGAAAAGGCCCTGATAGTGGACAAACTGGCCAATAAGATTAATAATAATAATATACTCATCATCACCTCGGAAGCCGGGCGCTCTCAACTTAAGAACAAAGAAGAGGCCATCGGGAAATTTTATGATCTGCTGAAAAGAGCTCTTAAGGTTAAAAAGAAACGGAAAGCCACCAAACCTTCAAAATCCGCTGTTGAAAAAAGACTGAAAGCCAAACAAAAGCAATCAGAAAAGAAGCAGCATAGGCAGAACAAAGATTTTTGA
- a CDS encoding PAS domain-containing sensor histidine kinase — MNAKIPNNPHKLITQTVPVFFFIWDVKREKIIYVSPKFFDLVKGTEIEPRDESDLKPYIDKEYHKPYLQFFSALTPKNNFINKIELKTSNKLKKFEWIEIHTFPVEEQQNVELVVGHIVDISDKKNHMLDLEGENKNFDSIIQIISHDLRQPFTKISLLADLIKEEPDTSKTSNYADKIKNASESAYALLQHFLQLTVLNYSSEVLSTTSESLFQIVKNALKTYDVEIESKQLNIKVVAPEHDFSYPVDKSIFNQAIKNIISNAVKFTRPKGNISINLHETKRNYKIKIADTGIGIPAEIKKRLFKEISSVRRTGLEGQKSTGLGLAITKKIIELHNGKIAVKSSENKGTTFEISLPLKPKPTKAF; from the coding sequence ATGAACGCAAAAATTCCCAATAACCCACACAAACTTATTACCCAAACCGTTCCCGTATTTTTCTTCATTTGGGATGTAAAGAGGGAAAAAATCATTTATGTAAGCCCTAAATTCTTCGACTTGGTGAAAGGAACTGAAATTGAGCCCAGGGATGAATCAGACCTCAAGCCATACATTGACAAGGAATATCACAAACCTTACCTGCAGTTTTTCTCGGCCTTAACCCCAAAGAATAACTTTATTAACAAAATTGAGCTTAAAACGAGCAACAAACTCAAAAAATTTGAGTGGATAGAGATCCATACTTTTCCGGTCGAGGAGCAGCAAAATGTTGAACTGGTGGTTGGGCATATAGTTGATATCAGTGACAAGAAAAATCACATGCTGGACCTCGAGGGAGAGAATAAAAACTTTGACAGCATTATTCAAATTATTTCGCATGACCTCAGACAGCCCTTTACCAAAATATCACTATTGGCCGACCTTATAAAAGAAGAACCAGATACTTCAAAGACATCCAACTATGCTGATAAAATTAAAAATGCTTCGGAAAGTGCCTACGCATTACTCCAGCATTTCTTACAGCTCACAGTACTCAATTACAGTAGTGAGGTACTTAGCACCACGAGTGAAAGCCTTTTCCAAATCGTAAAAAATGCACTTAAAACTTATGATGTAGAAATCGAGAGCAAACAGTTAAACATTAAAGTTGTAGCACCAGAACATGACTTTAGCTATCCTGTTGACAAATCAATATTCAATCAGGCCATAAAAAATATCATTTCAAATGCCGTTAAATTTACCCGGCCTAAAGGCAATATTTCTATTAACCTTCATGAAACTAAAAGAAATTACAAAATCAAGATAGCCGATACCGGGATAGGCATTCCTGCAGAGATTAAAAAACGCTTGTTTAAAGAAATCTCATCAGTACGAAGAACAGGGCTTGAAGGCCAGAAATCCACAGGGCTCGGACTGGCCATTACAAAAAAGATCATCGAATTGCATAACGGAAAAATTGCCGTAAAGAGTAGCGAAAACAAGGGAACAACCTTTGAAATAAGCCTGCCGCTAAAGCCCAAACCTACAAAAGCTTTTTAG